Part of the Oryzias melastigma strain HK-1 linkage group LG24, ASM292280v2, whole genome shotgun sequence genome, TCTAATGAAAGTGCTTCCCAGGTGCAACATCTAAGGTAAGCTGCAGCTACATTTGACTTTCATGGAGCATTGAGGCCTTTATGGCAGCATTTCTAAAAACTCCAGGTCTGGTCCTTAATTGGATCACAGGCTTGTTTCTGGTGGGTCCTCAAACGTCAAGCCGAGCAGTTTGTTTTAATCAGCCGAGGTCTCAAAGCAAGACTTAATTCACACAATTTATGCCTGAgctgaaagggtttcctaaagccGGGCTGCATGTGTGTGAGTCCCTGTCAGCCCGTTCGGTGGCTCAGCCAAGGCCAGCCACTGGCAGATCCACTGGGAGTGTAATAACATATTAATGTGGCGTGCCAGACCCCACGACCAGACGTGTTTGACGTTAATGCTCCACTGTATATTATCCAGCTTGCAGAAATGTTGGATGTGAGCGATGGGACTCAAGGACGGGGATGTTTAGGTACTAATTACCAAACAGCAAGGCACAAGTCTCACTCCATATTTCCTTACTCCTGTGGAAACACTAGGCAGgctccatttattttctttgactgTTGTTTCTGGCAGGGCCGCGTCTCGGTAAACACCGCTCGCCCACCATTGTAAATCCGACAGGCGCAGATCTTTCAAGTTAGACTCCTTTGAGGAAATATGGAGACAGATCGGATGGCGGCGCTCGGGTTTTCCGTCTTAATGAGAGAGTGGAGAAGAGGGATGGCGTTTGATCCTTGGCATGGAAGCCTCTATTTAAGCCTGTCAGCGGTCATCACTCTCTCTGCTGTGGATGGAGAAACAAACCTGCACCCCTGGATTTGATCAGCTCAGTCAGGCACACTTAACTCTTGACGGTATCTGCGCCGAGCGATCGTGTCGCTGGGAAAGAAAAGGCAGGAGCCGAtctgtgaaaatattattttatttgcagaCGTTTGCCTCTCAGTCATCATGCTCCAGTTTCGTATCGTGTGTTTGTCCAAACCGCACCAGAGCATTACGGCCCTTCACGGAAGTCTCGCTGCGGCGGCGGCCAAAGACGATAAGCCCGGAGACGAGTTTCCGTTCAAAGAAACCTCAGGGTTTTTAAATAGACTCATCACAGCGGAAGAACGAGCTTTCCATCGGTCACCTGGAGGGCGGGGCTCCCGACCACCCCGGACCCCTTTTCATCGCCGCTCTAATGGCGCGGCCCAATCAGGCCTGATTGGGACTGCTAAATAAATAGTGTCTCCATTTGTAATATCATGCGGTAACTTAAGACAAAATCAATACTTGGAGTGAGCGCTAATAAGCTTTTTGCATTTGTCAGAACGAGTCCATCAGTGACGTTGGCGTGGGTTTCTATCCTCCGGTGGAAGGggttttttagtgttctgaaGGGTTCTATATCACGTTTGAATACATGCGAGCGCGTCCAACACAAACTTTGTTCTGTTAAAGCCTTCACTTCTGGCCGGAGTTTGTTCTTGCTGAAAGAGTGAGAGAAAGTCTCTATTTAAGGCCGGAGTGAATCTCAAGACACGCATAAGCTCGGGGAAAAAACCAGGAGAGCAATACTTTAGGTAATGATTGATGATCGAAATGAAACTGCAGGTTGAGAAGGGTCATATTCAACACATATTTAGCATTAATCATCAATCACAGATGAAACAAGGTGTCTCCCCGGGAGCCAGAGATTGATAATAAACACTGGAGTCAGACTAGACTTCTGTGGATTCGGGAATAAATAAAGAGAACGACCTTGACATCAGCAGCTAGTAAAATATTTGGCCGTGTGTCGGAGTTTGTCTGAAAGAGACCTTTGTGTTACGAGAAATAAATACAGACAATCACTTTTGAGTGAGAAGCCGAGACTTTTATGGCGGCGTTTGATGCTGGGTTTGATTGATCTCTTGCTCAGCGACCGACGGGGCCAGGACCGTTCGTTTCAGAGCTACTTGGCCAGTCTCCTCGCCACGTCTTTGTAGGCGGTCTCGATCTCGGCGGTTTCAGCACAGGTGTTGGTGAACTCGTCGCGGGCGTAGGCTTCGTTCAGGTAACGCCACACCCCCTTCATGTCCGCCGGGATGTCGTAGTTACGGTACTTCTTAGCAACGACCTAGAACAGAAGAACATCTGTTAGCATActgaaaataagtcaaaaatgtaaaaaaaataaaataaaaattggcaCTTAAAGAGggacaaaaattaaattacatatttttagttaactataaactaacatttttcattttatataagctaatatttttaaatgtaacaaatgacacaatttttgctaattgatccaatctttcatttttattagtgCACTGCAAGAACTGAatcttcagcaaaaaacaaaaaaaaaacgtatttttgcAAGAATAATTATCTTAACAAGAAAGattttaattccaaaataaGCTTAGttaaggaaaacatgtttttagtgagtagaattttttttattaaaataacaattcttgAGTTTTCTGACACAAAAAACGTTAAACATTGAATCAACTAACAAAAGTTCTAAAGTTTTCATCTTTCTACAATTGTATTTGTGTTAAAGGTCCATAAATATTcagataaaatgtttattaagtcataactttttattaaaaagtcaaTTATTAGCTCTGGTACTGTCTGGTGATATACCGTGATACATACGGTATCACCAGATTCTTACCAATAAACACATCTACACCACGTCAAGTGCCGTCCGAAATTTACAAACTATTATTACAACTAAATATACAAACtactatttataattttattatattttgttaattaCTTAAAGAAAAGCCCCATAAATCTGCTTggttaaaagcaacttgtatattaGATACAGATCCAGTGATTACTGTTCTggtcatttaaatattttacgattgtatttatgtaaaaagtGCTTAAATATTCCGAGAAAATTTCtgttaagtcatttttttcatataaaaaaaagaaatattgctGCTGGTACTGTCTTGtgatgtatcgtgatacatatcgggACACAAGTATCATGATACGTATGGTATcgcaaattaaataaaaaatgttaaattagctcAGTAGTTCTGTCAATTTTAGTTTAtattaaattctgtttttgagtttaataagttataatttaaaaaaaatgaaatataaactcTGGTACTGTTTTGcaatatattgtgatacatattgtatcgcgatatgtatcgtatcgctaGACTCCTGCCAATGCACAACCTTACACCACACCAACACTATTCAAAAtgtacacttttttatttatataatttataatattttataaatgacttCAAGAATTGATCACTGggttaaaagcaacttgtatataaGATCCAGTTCTAGTAATTtatgttctgattttttttaaaaatgtgtttttttttaagtgaaatattgtctctggtacagtcttgtggtatcatgatacgtattgTGTGACgtgtatattgtgatatgtaaCGTATCACTAGACTCTTGCCATGCAAAACTTACAAACAATAATTacaactaaatttaaaaactattctttattatgttttctaaattactgaaaaaaacacCATGATTTGCTTGGTTATAAGCAACTTGTATAGGAGATACAGATCCAGTGATTAACGATCGGatcataacaaaaaatgtattttacaattttatctaTATTAAAGGTGGataaatattcagataaagtttattttaagccataattttttttccttaagtgAAATGTCGTCTCTGGTACTGTCTGGTGATAAATTGTGATGTGTATCGGgacacatgtatcgtgatacgtatggtatcgccagactctttacaaactttaaaaccaacagTAGCTTCAGAATGAACTTAGGAGGTGATAAATTGAAATCTCTAGGAGGAAAATAAACTAGTAAAAGGTAatgaagttgatttttttttctaaatataagaTGGCGGTTTCTACCTGAGGTCAAAGTTCAATTAACCTGTGCAGGAAATCTTATGCAGATCTTGTGGTGTAAGTAATGTAACTGgttatgttttcaaaataaaattaaatgttttattacaaaaacatcGCATCATTTTGTCTTTTCCGTCACCTTGACGATATGCAGTTTGGGCAGGAGGTTGCAGTCTGCAAGCGTGAGCTCGTTCCCGTCCAGGAAGCTTCTGCTGGAGCCCTCCTCGGAGCTGTTAGCGTCGGCCTCGTCCGGCAGGGGGCTGCTAAGGTAGTCGTCCAGCTTCTTCAGGGCTTTGGTCAAGCCTTTCTCCAGAGCTGGAGACAGACGGCAGAAGAAGCATCCATGAGGGACACTCTTCTATCACTGCAAGCCAACCGGCTCCTAAACGTTTGACTTTGCTGCAACCTAGTGGAGAAACGTAAAACTCCTGAGAGAAAATGTGAGAAACTTGCCTTCGTTGGCCTCAGGTTTAGTGTTCTTGATGTAGGCTGAGAATTTGGCAAAGATGTCATTTCCAGCTATGTTGGACTCTCGGTGCCTGGCAGCCAGTTTGGGATACCTGAGCACACAAAGGCGGGAGGTGCCATCAGGCCAAAACATCTGGACGGCATTAACACCTGGACTGGAGCTAAGCTCACGTCTGAACGGTGTTAGAGCCTCACAGCCAGTTCCCAACTTTAATGTAAAGAACTTTACAGGCTGTAAAAGAGATTTAGGGAATCTGAACAAGGAGCAGAAACAAAAACCCTTTCACATTCCTACTGAAAGGTTGTTCAAATATTCAGATATTtgagtttttgcaaaattactTAGGAGG contains:
- the clic5b gene encoding chloride intracellular channel protein 5b isoform X4 gives rise to the protein MILWLKGVVFNVTTVDLRRKPEDLHNLAPGTHPPFLTFDGEVRTDTNKIEEFLEATLCPPKYPKLAARHRESNIAGNDIFAKFSAYIKNTKPEANEALEKGLTKALKKLDDYLSSPLPDEADANSSEEGSSRSFLDGNELTLADCNLLPKLHIVKVVAKKYRNYDIPADMKGVWRYLNEAYARDEFTNTCAETAEIETAYKDVARRLAK
- the clic5b gene encoding chloride intracellular channel protein 5b isoform X3; the protein is MSTDSKEPDIELFVKAGIDGETVGNCPFSQRLFMILWLKGVVFNVTTVDLRRKPEDLHNLAPGTHPPFLTFDGEVRTDTNKIEEFLEATLCPPKYPKLAARHRESNIAGNDIFAKFSAYIKNTKPEANEALEKGLTKALKKLDDYLSSPLPDEADANSSEEGSSRSFLDGNELTLADCNLLPKLHIVKVVAKKYRNYDIPADMKGVWRYLNEAYARDEFTNTCAETAEIETAYKDVARRLAK